One window of Esox lucius isolate fEsoLuc1 chromosome 25, fEsoLuc1.pri, whole genome shotgun sequence genomic DNA carries:
- the LOC105022915 gene encoding endonuclease domain-containing 1 protein-like: MVSVSLMCLVLLSLWGVRGEVAPNFDNCKMFFFREKPVSGLNIALSTPDETNTQKLVNPEKCLSAYKAASPAYICQTYNNQYYFATLYDRARRIPLYSAYKMDMKAKPERKGSIVNYEPQLVHPELAQNMMNKSRCLREIQNYNKNDCTETEKKYKPNYKLNWSQAVDEDYSSSKGNYTRGHLNPAGHHQQDASQATMTFTNVAPQNPNINNDQWNKYEKNLKNNLTQGCREMYVVTGVVPNKDIVPSKEWLNNRVNVPSHYWNAFCCTDNKNKPLRSGGALCPNTADGQVTEYNTVAELQNVLINEMNFGNNFNIFFNRCQIRPTARAGDWQDS; the protein is encoded by the exons ATGGTGTCAGTGTCTCTCATGTGTCTGGTTCTGCTCTCCTTGTGGGGGGTCAGAGGGGAAGTAGCTCCAAATTTCGAcaactgcaaaatgtttttcttcagagaAAAACCAGTGTCTGGTCTGAACATAGCCCTGTCCACTCCAGATGAGACCAACACACAGAAATTAGTTAATCCTGAGAAATGTCTCTCTGCTTACAAGGCTGCCTCTCCTGCCTACATCTGTCAGACATACAACAACCAGTACTACTTTGCCACTCTGTATGACAGAGCAAGGAGGATCCCTTTGTACTCTGCATATAAAATGGATATGAAAGCGAAACCCGAAAGGAAGGGGTCCATTGTAAATTACGAACCACAG ctTGTGCATCCTGAACTAGCACAAAATATGATGAACAAGAGCAGATGCTTGAGAGAGATCCAGAATTACAACAAAAATGACtgcacagaaacagaaaaaaaatacaaaccaaACTACAAACTTAACTGGAGCCAGGCTGTCGATGAAGACTACAGTAGTAGTAAAGGCAACTATACACGTGGACACTTGAACCCTGCAGGGCACCATCAGCAAGATGCCTCCCAAGCCACCATGACTTTCACCAACGTAGCGCCGCAAAACCCAAATATTAACAATGACCAATGGAACAAATATGAGAAGAATCTGAAGAATAATTTGACTCAAGGCTGTCGTGAAATGTATGTTGTGACTGGGGTGGTCCCAAACAAAGACATAGTCCCAAGCAAAGAGTGGCTGAACAATCGAGTCAATGTTCCCAGTCACTACTGGAATGCCTTctgctgcactgacaacaaaaacaaacctcTCAGGTCTGGAGGTGCCTTGTGTCCTAACACAGCTGATGGTCAAGTTACAGAGTATAACACTGTTGCAGAGCTTCAGAATGTGCTTATAAATGAAATGAACTTTGGCaacaattttaatattttttttaaccgcTGTCAAATCA GGCCAACCGCGAGAGCTGGAGACTGGCAGGATTCATGA
- the LOC105022916 gene encoding endonuclease domain-containing 1 protein-like, whose translation MVTLSLVYLGLLSLWGVRGEVAPNFNNCKEFFFREKPVSGLNITLPTPVEPNTQNLPNPEKCLSAYNAASPAYICQIYNNQYYFATLYDRARRIPLYSAYKMDMKAKPERMGSIVNYEPQLVHPELAQNQMNKSRCLREIQNYNKKETNSCPEKDKYKKYKQNYKLNWSQAVDEDYSSSQGNYTRGHLNPAGHHQQDASQATMTFTNVAPQNPTMNQVHWNQYEQKLKVLNQDCSNVYVVTGVVPGKEWLNYRVNVPSHYWNAFCCTDNNNKPLWSGGALCPNTHEGRVTEYNTVAELQNVLGKDFDIELNIFFNRCQFNESYSVPYWKCFLILVIWIIVRTCKKMQMKRIVCIISYKLMPILSRTKFPLSTLTSFKGITQNYSQPTSNINMDTHLSHHKSMKSKKVFGLVLCTQRFLRHHRIFS comes from the exons ATGGTGACTCTGTCTCTCGTGTATCTGGGTCTGCTCTCCTTGTGGGGGGTCAGAGGGGAAGTAGCTCCAAATTTCAACAACTGCAAAGAGTTTTTCTTCAGAGAGAAGCCAGTGTCCGGTCTGAACATAACCCTGCCCACTCCAGTTGAGCCCAACACACAGAACTTACCTAATCCTGAGAAATGTCTCTCTGCTTACAATGCTGCCTCTCCTGCCTACATCTGTCAGATTTACAACAACCAATATTACTTTGCCACTCTGTATGACAGAGCAAGGAGGATCCCTTTGTACTCTGCATATAAAATGGATATGAAAGCGAAACCCGAAAGGATGGGGTCCATAGTAAATTATGAACCACAG ctTGTGCATCCTGAACTAGCACAAAATCAGATGAACAAGAGCAGATGCTTAAGAGAGATCCAGAATTACAACAAAAAAGAGACTAATAGCTGCCCAGAAAAagataaatacaaaaaatacaaacaaaactaCAAACTTAACTGGAGCCAGGCTGTCGATGAAGACTACAGTAGTAGTCAAGGCAACTATACACGTGGGCACTTGAACCCTGCAGGGCACCATCAGCAAGATGCCTCCCAAGCCACCATGACCTTCACCAACGTAGCTCCGCAAAACCCGACAATGAACCAGGTCCACTGGAACCAGTATGAGCAGAAGCTGAAGGTTTTGAATCAGGACTGTAGTAATGTGTATGTTGTGACGGGGGTGGTCCCAGGCAAAGAGTGGCTGAACTATCGAGTCAACGTTCCGAGTCACTACTGGAATGCCTTctgctgcactgacaacaacaatAAACCTCTCTGGTCTGGAGGTGCCTTGTGTCCTAACACACATGAGGGTCGAGTTACAGAGTATAACACTGTTGCAGAGCTTCAGAATGTGCTTGGAAAGGACTTTGACAttgaattaaacattttttttaaccgCTGTCAATTCAATGAAAGTTACAGTGTGCCctattggaaatgttttttaattctgGTCATATGGATAATTGTCCGAACctgcaaaaaaatgcaaatgaaaagaaTTGTATGTATAATTTCATATAAATTAATGCCAATACTTTCCCGAACAAAATTTCCCCTTAGTACATTAACATCATTCAAGGGTATTACACAAAATTATTCACAACCAACAAGTAACATCAACATGGATACACATTTGTCCCATCATAAATCAATGAAATCCAAAaaggtttttggccttgtcctaTGTacacagagatttctccggcaTCACAGAATCTTttcatga
- the LOC105022917 gene encoding endonuclease domain-containing 1 protein-like, translating to MVSVSLMCLGLLSLWVVRGEVAPNFDNCKEFFFREMPVSGLNIALPTPVETNTQNLPNPEKCLSAYNAASPAYICQIYNNQYYFATLYDRGRRIPLYSAYKMDIKGEPERNGSVVNYEPQLVHPDLAKDQRKMKECCIHIYNNILMNDCTESVPQYQPKYKLNWSQAVHDDFVSYDRGHLNPAGHHRRDASKATMTFTNVVPRNPKMNQWNQYEQKLKNVLSKGCSNMYVVTGVVPSNDWVDQNQRVNVPSHYWNAFCCTDNNNTPIRSGGALCPNTAEGQVTEYNTVEDLQNKLINEMSFGNHFKMFNHCQISSGVNNHVSFFSLLCLPILFPFPFLCCCAKCKKKNCNCM from the exons ATGGTGTCAGTGTCTCTCATGTGTCTGGGTCTGCTCTCCTTGTGGGTGGTCAGAGGGGAAGTAGCTCCAAATTTCGACAACTGCAAAGAGTTTTTCTTCAGAGAGATGCCAGTGTCTGGTCTGAACATAGCCCTGCCCACTCCAGTTGAGACCAACACACAGAACTTACCTAATCCTGAGAAATGTCTCTCTGCTTACAATGCTGCCTCTCCTGCCTACATCTGTCAGATATACAACAATCAGTATTACTTTGCCACTCTGTATGACAGAGGAAGGAGGATCCCTTTGTACTCTGCATATAAAATGGATATCAAAGGGGAACCTGAAAGGAATGGGTCCGTAGTTAATTACGAACCGCAG CTTGTGCATCCCGATCTAGCAAAAGATCAAAGGAAAATGAAAGAATGCTGTATCCATATTTACAACAACATCTTGATGAATGACTGCACAGAAAGTGTTCCCCAATACCAACCGAAATACAAGCTGAACTGGAGCCAGGCTGTCCATGACGACTTTGTCAGTTATGACCGTGGGCACTTGAACCCTGCAGGGCACCATCGACGAGATGCCTCCAAAGCCACCATGACCTTCACCAACGTAGTTCCGCGAAACCCTAAAATGAACCAATGGAACCAGTATGAGCAGAAGCTGAAGAATGTTTTGAGTAAAGGCTGTAGTAATATGTATGTTGTGACGGGGGTGGTCCCAAGCAATGATTGGGTGGATCAGAACCAACGAGTCAATGTTCCGAGTCACTACTGGAATGCCTTCTGCTGCAccgacaacaacaacacaccaaTCAGGTCTGGAGGTGCCTTGTGTCCTAACACAGCTGAGGGTCAAGTTACAGAGTATAACACTGTTGAAGACCTTCAGAATAAGCTTATCAATGAAATGAGCTTTGgcaaccatttcaaaatgtttaaccaCTGTCAAATCAGTTCTGGTGTGAACaatcatgtttcttttttctcgCTTTTATGCCTGCCCATTTTATTCCCGTTCCCTTTCTTATGTTGCTGTgccaaatgtaaaaagaaaaattgcAATTGCATGTAA